One Natronococcus sp. CG52 DNA window includes the following coding sequences:
- a CDS encoding tRNA-guanine transglycosylase, whose amino-acid sequence MLYRQQVLDLPHGELHTPVLFPVRNLGKRSSDNTPAYVDMIPDLPTAMINARAIRNRDPMWERLTDGVTLREEMGVPENTIVYADSGGYDFSQTAPDTTPRETLETQRLFDADIFGTVDIPLSRENRAAKNQRRIDRSVELALEASDRHNGDELLLASVHGYDPETIQNSIRYLEIRGDFDGYALGSLVPIRTDYKKVTKLVLAARTATEKHLHVYGLGGLVYQPLLLYLGVDSFDSSAFIRSAGNRNYLLPGFGGEELWNIDELEYLPCPCPVCGSRTLNDIREDRDALVKHNLWALAAELRRFRYVSAAGKDIEDYLDLRFQGNEVTQRAYRTAKQQVRRLS is encoded by the coding sequence ATGCTGTATCGACAGCAAGTGCTCGATCTTCCACATGGAGAACTGCATACCCCAGTTCTCTTTCCCGTCCGAAACCTTGGGAAGCGGTCGAGTGACAACACACCAGCATACGTAGACATGATCCCGGATCTCCCAACGGCGATGATCAACGCCCGTGCGATCAGAAACCGGGATCCAATGTGGGAGCGGTTGACTGATGGGGTGACGCTCAGAGAGGAGATGGGTGTTCCGGAGAACACGATCGTCTATGCCGATAGTGGTGGGTACGATTTCAGTCAGACAGCACCAGATACAACACCTCGAGAAACTCTCGAGACCCAACGGTTGTTCGATGCCGATATTTTTGGCACAGTAGACATTCCACTATCCAGAGAGAATCGGGCGGCAAAGAATCAACGTCGAATCGATCGAAGTGTTGAACTTGCGTTAGAAGCGAGCGATCGTCATAATGGGGATGAACTTCTGCTCGCAAGTGTTCACGGGTATGATCCGGAGACGATTCAAAACAGTATTCGATATCTAGAAATCCGAGGTGATTTCGATGGATATGCGCTAGGGAGTCTCGTCCCAATACGAACAGATTACAAAAAAGTCACAAAACTCGTTTTGGCAGCCCGAACTGCGACGGAGAAACACCTCCACGTCTATGGGCTTGGCGGACTGGTCTATCAGCCCCTTTTGCTCTATCTTGGAGTGGATAGTTTCGATTCGTCTGCCTTCATTCGAAGCGCAGGCAATCGAAACTACTTGCTCCCCGGATTCGGCGGTGAAGAGCTGTGGAATATCGATGAGCTTGAATACCTCCCTTGTCCCTGTCCCGTCTGTGGGTCCCGAACACTCAACGATATCCGAGAGGATCGTGATGCGCTGGTTAAGCACAACCTTTGGGCACTGGCCGCGGAATTACGCCGATTTCGGTACGTCTCGGCTGCTGGCAAGGATATCGAGGACTATCTTGATCTCCGGTTCCAGGGCAACGAAGTAACACAACGAGCATACAGAACGGCCAAGCAGCAAGTTCGGAGGTTATCATGA
- a CDS encoding DUF6884 domain-containing protein — protein MDILIIDQCSNKKSYPDESAVFDAADIDKAGLDTLRDREEAVSLPARKLYGGRQQRYISEATDSLRADRHTVDRYFISAGFGLVEEREELPPYDVTFAKMTDSEIESRSASLQISERTQEVISATSYDVVFLALGRDYYQALDVPEILAALPETSIGVTFNQEEVADRYENVVSVPARTDQAKEQGTIVVALKGTYLKNFATRLDPGGELETPDEVESACLSKPTSQQDLSDF, from the coding sequence ATGGACATACTCATCATCGATCAGTGTTCGAACAAGAAATCGTACCCAGACGAGAGCGCCGTCTTCGACGCGGCAGACATCGACAAGGCGGGTCTCGATACCCTTCGCGATCGTGAGGAGGCTGTCAGTCTGCCGGCACGAAAGCTCTATGGGGGGCGCCAGCAGCGGTACATTAGTGAAGCAACAGACTCCCTCCGCGCCGATCGGCATACCGTCGACCGCTATTTCATCAGTGCCGGATTCGGACTCGTCGAAGAGCGCGAGGAACTTCCGCCGTACGACGTGACCTTCGCAAAGATGACTGATAGCGAAATCGAATCCCGTTCTGCGTCACTACAGATTTCGGAGCGCACGCAGGAAGTGATCTCCGCCACCTCTTACGACGTTGTCTTTCTGGCACTTGGGAGGGATTACTATCAGGCCCTGGATGTGCCCGAGATCTTGGCTGCATTGCCCGAGACCTCGATCGGCGTGACCTTCAACCAGGAGGAGGTCGCAGATCGATACGAGAACGTTGTTTCGGTTCCCGCTCGGACCGACCAAGCGAAGGAACAGGGCACGATCGTCGTTGCGCTGAAGGGGACCTACCTGAAAAACTTTGCAACCCGTCTCGACCCTGGTGGTGAACTCGAAACACCTGACGAAGTGGAATCAGCCTGTCTCTCTAAGCCGACCTCACAGCAGGATCTGTCTGATTTCTAG